Within the Triplophysa dalaica isolate WHDGS20190420 chromosome 2, ASM1584641v1, whole genome shotgun sequence genome, the region AATATACATCAGTCTATCACATCACTTAAGGCTGAAATTCTCAGCAGAAGATTTTAAACCTTAGCACTGcgcagagaaaaacagaagatGAATCATTTCAATACAATCCTCGCTCGCAAGCCCTGGTATTATTTTTCGCTGCACCAAAAGGAATTACCTTTAATGTACGCGTCGGCGCCCATCCAGTGCCATCAATTGAGTGTTCTCGCAATaaactgcagagagagagaaatgtgtgTGATTTCTGCACGTTTATTTTGTAGCCAAGCGTTACACCTGTATACCTAAATCTAAAAAACAGCAGAACGGTTTTGAACAACTGTACAACTCTGCTCCCCGTCAGAATAAAGCATGAAGGAAACTACGCAGCACGTACCTTAGACAGATCTCGCCGGTCTCTGCGATGTTTGGGTGCCATATTCTAGTCAAGCACTTGACTTTGGGAGGctgtgaaaaacaataaatagtCTGTTTcacatctcagctcttgtcttCTAGAAAAGTCTTTAGAATTTACAATGAGGAATTGCATACGTTTGTATATCATCACTGTGGATTGCAGCAATGCCTTCCGTGTTTGCAATACGTGATTTTTCTCTAAAAGTATATGTCTGAATTTCTGCACAGCCTTGGGGTCCTCGTGGGTCTTCTGAGGTCACGGCTCCGCCCCAttacatgtgtgtgcgtgcattcGTGTGGACGCCATTTCATTAAATTCAGACGCGGTAAAGAGTGAGTAATGCCGTAAACATCTATTTAACAGCCTCGCTTGCAAATGGACTACTAAAATCATCGTTGCACTGCGAGTGAGCTAGTGTGGCATTTCCTCATTACTTCACGATGTGTCACGGGCTCTTACCACCATATTATAAGCTTCAGGGACTTCGATCTCGAACTGGAACTTTCCGCCAAGGTAATAGCCTTCATCTGTTGAgaggttttaaataaataaaaggttaCGTTTTGCATCTCATGGGTAATAAAAAAGAATGCTATTACAATTCTGGCCAACACCaataattattttcatgttaagtaaaaaaacaataaatgtgttatgaggacgtttacatttatgcatgaggcaaaaaaaaattatactacTTAGTCATAAAAATGATGAGAACACAAACTAAAACGAATGTTTTCGTCTAATTCAAATTACTACTATAACGTACAGGATGAAAAGTGGAAAACTATTAATAAGAGAAATGTTaaggaaaattaaatatataggATCATATTTTATGAGAAAAGTGCGTTTTTGGAAAATGTGCGTGTAATGGCCCATTTtcattacatacatttacatacattacaCTGTCAATGTGTTATCGTTCATCATCtgcccaaaaaatattttctctgtttCGTTATTATTAAAGTATCGTTGTGAACTGTCTTAAATTTGCTAAATAGCTTTATTTAGTGAACAGGGCATAAAGGTTGAAGTTAGCGGTAAGTCACAGCAAAATTcgaacattttttaaattacaacacAGATCATTGTATGTACATTATATATAGCATAATCTTCAGCTGAAATATTCTCATCGCTGCACAATTTTTACCATTGTACAGCCCACCCAGGTCTACAAGTGAATCTTTTTACCAGAGGATAGAATCACCTGGGGAAATGGCCAACTGGAAGTGATGGAGCTTATTCTCATCTGGAAAAGTCACTTTACAGGTGCCTGCGAAAAGGATGAGAATGGTTTAGGAGAACTGGTTTTCACCAAAGTACAGCTTTGTCTATCATTTTACGTACAATGTAAGAAAGAAACATCAATTAAACAtctttattaacatttatgaaAGAAATGACCTGGGTCTACTTACTTGGAAGGTGGGACTCCAGTTCAGCGACCTCTGCAAACACAAATCAAGTTGAGACCAGGTCACAATGTAAAACCATTTAAACCAACAAACCAGTACATGAACAGTTCTTTGCTCTTTACCAATGCGTATAAGACACATGCA harbors:
- the ube2f gene encoding NEDD8-conjugating enzyme UBE2F, translated to MLTLASKLKREEGVRAGRNHAGSNDASHRVSIRDRLLIKEVAELESHLPSTCKVTFPDENKLHHFQLAISPDEGYYLGGKFQFEIEVPEAYNMVPPKVKCLTRIWHPNIAETGEICLSLLREHSIDGTGWAPTRTLKDVVWGLNSLFTDLLNFDDPLNIDAAEHHLRDKDDFRNKVQDFIKNYAR